GCAATAGATATCCTGACTGCAGAGGATGTGCCTGACTGGAGGGCTAAAATGCAGGAGATCAGAAAGGTAATCGGGTGAGGATACCCTGATACACTTCTTTACGGTGACCTATTTTTAATATTGCAATAGTGTTACCTTCAATTTTGTAAATGATTCTGTAATCACCAACTCTCAAAACCCAGAGAGACTTGAGGCTGTATCTTAATGGTTGTAAGAGTTCAGGTAGGATATAAAAAATAAGGAGAAAGGGAGAAGATGGAGAAGTGGAGAAAAGAAGAGTTAACTGATAGGATTATTAATGCCTGTATTAATGTCCATAAAGAGTTAGGGTCTGGTT
This genomic window from bacterium contains:
- a CDS encoding type II toxin-antitoxin system mRNA interferase toxin, RelE/StbE family, producing MFYILPELLQPLRYSLKSLWVLRVGDYRIIYKIEGNTIAILKIGHRKEVYQGILTRLPF